In a single window of the Prochlorococcus marinus str. AS9601 genome:
- a CDS encoding cob(I)yrinic acid a,c-diamide adenosyltransferase, with protein MVISSSHIYSKNNLDVVNINTSKKINDKRLTQNGQIQIYQSSYRGSYTSIIRDSLRNAALGRRVLLIQFMKGGVKQGVDNPETLCGNLTWVRSSHSFDQYNSEAIKNNKNLKKSIHESTIELWNFCKKELQSGKNDQIILDEIFLALDMKIIDKDDLISTLENRFISGDVILTGTDIPKDLLLMANQITELRS; from the coding sequence ATGGTAATTAGTTCATCTCATATTTATTCAAAAAATAATCTTGATGTTGTAAATATAAATACTTCTAAAAAAATTAATGATAAAAGATTGACACAAAACGGGCAAATTCAAATCTATCAATCCTCATATCGAGGAAGCTATACATCTATCATTAGAGACTCTCTAAGAAATGCGGCTCTAGGCAGGAGAGTGCTCCTAATACAATTTATGAAAGGAGGGGTAAAGCAGGGAGTTGATAATCCAGAAACGTTATGCGGCAATTTAACTTGGGTAAGATCATCACATTCCTTTGATCAATATAATTCTGAAGCAATTAAAAATAATAAAAATTTAAAAAAATCTATTCATGAATCAACTATTGAATTATGGAATTTTTGTAAAAAAGAACTACAGTCCGGCAAGAACGACCAAATCATACTTGATGAAATTTTTTTAGCTCTTGACATGAAAATAATCGATAAAGATGATTTGATTTCAACACTTGAAAACCGATTTATATCAGGAGATGTAATCCTTACTGGTACAGATATTCCTAAAGATTTATTATTAATGGCCAACCAAATTACAGAACTTCGCTCATAA